From Saccharothrix espanaensis DSM 44229, the proteins below share one genomic window:
- a CDS encoding FkbM family methyltransferase, producing the protein MISYAQNGEDVVLARLFGERSTGRYVDVGAADAVKDSVTKHFYDLGWRGINVEPIPEHAEKLREARPEDVTLAVALGAAGGTATLHVVEDRSGWSTLDTDLATGYRAEFKVVEIEVEVRTLADVLDEHPGPVDFLKIDVEGAERAVIEGADWARHAPRVVVVEATEPGSPTPNHEGWEPLMLAAGYVFVLFDGLNRFYARESDAEARRVLAAPANVFDEFVPADLVEPVDQRAARVAEVGYIRRMEDALREAQEARVEDAARIEELRAALREAEQQVARSDRRLAALEARLVELENR; encoded by the coding sequence GTGATCTCGTACGCGCAGAACGGCGAGGACGTCGTCCTCGCGCGGCTGTTCGGCGAGCGGTCCACCGGCCGGTACGTCGACGTCGGCGCGGCCGACGCGGTCAAGGACTCGGTCACCAAGCACTTCTACGACCTGGGCTGGCGCGGCATCAACGTCGAGCCGATCCCGGAGCACGCCGAGAAGCTGCGCGAGGCCCGCCCGGAGGACGTGACGCTGGCCGTCGCGCTGGGCGCGGCCGGCGGCACCGCCACCCTGCACGTCGTGGAGGACCGCTCCGGCTGGTCCACCCTGGACACCGACCTGGCCACCGGCTACCGCGCCGAGTTCAAGGTGGTCGAGATCGAGGTCGAGGTGCGCACGCTCGCCGACGTGCTCGACGAGCACCCGGGCCCGGTCGACTTCCTCAAGATCGACGTCGAGGGCGCGGAGCGGGCCGTCATCGAGGGCGCGGACTGGGCCCGGCACGCGCCGCGGGTGGTCGTGGTCGAGGCGACCGAGCCCGGCTCGCCGACGCCCAACCACGAGGGCTGGGAGCCGCTGATGCTCGCGGCCGGCTACGTGTTCGTGCTGTTCGACGGGCTCAACCGGTTCTACGCGCGGGAGTCCGACGCCGAGGCGCGCCGGGTGCTCGCCGCGCCCGCGAACGTGTTCGACGAGTTCGTGCCGGCCGACCTGGTCGAGCCGGTCGACCAGCGCGCCGCCCGGGTGGCCGAGGTCGGCTACATCCGGCGGATGGAGGACGCCCTGCGCGAGGCGCAGGAGGCGCGGGTCGAGGACGCCGCCCGGATCGAGGAGCTGCGCGCCGCGCTGCGCGAGGCCGAGCAGCAGGTGGCGCGCTCGGACCGGCGGCTGGCCGCGCTGGAAGCCCGCCTGGTCGAGCTGGAGAACCGCTGA
- a CDS encoding glycosyltransferase family 4 protein translates to MGVTMRVGMWSPLPPERSGISDYTYELLGPLADEVSLTAVSRSADVVAPVPVVPPAEATGLPVYQMGNHSGVHSWIYRRALAEPGVVVLHDTSLLDFQQGFHGGIGTPGFRDELVYAHGPIWGDVHDPALLHGWPAVEADGTRYLDAMTMTMERRLLAASKGVIVHDPFTAARLRERYPALPVSVVNSGAPVRDDTERAAVRSRFGWTDEHVVFGVFGGFNRIKRILVVVLAFAQARRRWPHARLLIAGHVDYPDVHADVVRAMEQYGLEQSVEVVLSPAKDDFERLIGASDAVVNLRWPTAGETSAVMMRAFGAGRAVITSDLPQNRHHDERFCFRVPLEPQAEAEALAALMERMIVEPGEVRAAGRLARGWVAANASWPVVARQYRAALEASADHVPQVARAAVPADVTAPLDIAVPGANLFGDMRATTGLSESFRRAALALAGTDAGLTFTEFNSRAPVRTVTVPPRIAELRGGKDYPVDLWMVNLNEFQLIPDSALDRYTIALWAWELPEILDYTLAQLPRLDELWVLSSFIADTFRTVTDIPIMVVPTVIPEVSTAPDRARFGLAEDAFVVLFTFSASSSDARKNPWGVIDAFRRAFSADERGTTAQLVIKAVDLDIFPLMAAALSDAVASVGGTLIAENLSRAEMDSLLASCDVYASLHRSEGFGMGMAEAMLLGKPVVATGYGGNTDFMPPGAAATVGYDIRRITAKDHRYDDRFADWYRPGQLWAEPDVAQAGQWLRRLADSPALRARMGARAQQAIRAHSGAEAVGALMRDRIRTIYAEGRHLGGVHRRLTAGR, encoded by the coding sequence GTGGGTGTGACCATGCGGGTGGGCATGTGGAGCCCGCTGCCGCCCGAGCGCAGCGGGATCTCGGACTACACCTACGAGCTGCTCGGCCCGCTGGCCGACGAGGTGTCGCTGACCGCCGTGTCGCGGTCGGCCGACGTGGTGGCGCCGGTGCCGGTGGTCCCGCCCGCCGAGGCGACCGGGCTGCCGGTCTACCAGATGGGCAACCACTCGGGCGTGCACTCGTGGATCTACCGGCGGGCGCTGGCCGAGCCGGGCGTGGTGGTGCTGCACGACACCTCCCTGCTGGACTTCCAGCAGGGCTTCCACGGCGGGATCGGCACCCCCGGGTTCCGCGACGAACTGGTCTACGCGCACGGCCCCATCTGGGGCGACGTCCACGACCCGGCCCTGCTGCACGGGTGGCCGGCGGTCGAGGCGGACGGCACCCGGTACCTCGACGCCATGACGATGACCATGGAGCGGCGGCTGCTCGCCGCGAGCAAGGGCGTCATCGTGCACGACCCGTTCACGGCGGCGCGGCTGCGCGAGCGGTACCCGGCGCTGCCGGTGTCCGTCGTCAACTCCGGCGCGCCGGTGCGCGACGACACCGAGCGCGCCGCCGTGCGGTCCCGGTTCGGCTGGACCGACGAGCACGTGGTGTTCGGCGTGTTCGGCGGGTTCAACCGGATCAAGCGGATCCTGGTGGTGGTGCTGGCGTTCGCGCAGGCGCGCCGGCGGTGGCCGCACGCCCGGCTGCTGATCGCCGGGCACGTGGACTACCCGGACGTGCACGCCGACGTGGTGCGGGCCATGGAGCAGTACGGGCTGGAGCAGTCCGTGGAGGTGGTGCTCAGCCCGGCCAAGGACGACTTCGAGCGGCTGATCGGCGCGTCCGACGCGGTGGTGAACCTGCGCTGGCCGACGGCCGGGGAGACCAGCGCGGTGATGATGCGGGCGTTCGGCGCGGGCCGGGCGGTGATCACCAGCGACCTGCCGCAGAACCGGCACCACGACGAGCGGTTCTGCTTCCGGGTGCCGCTGGAGCCGCAGGCCGAGGCCGAGGCGCTGGCCGCGCTGATGGAGCGGATGATCGTCGAGCCCGGCGAGGTGCGCGCGGCGGGCCGGCTGGCCCGGGGCTGGGTCGCGGCCAACGCGTCCTGGCCGGTGGTCGCCCGGCAGTACCGGGCGGCGCTGGAGGCGTCGGCCGACCACGTGCCGCAGGTCGCACGGGCGGCGGTGCCGGCGGACGTGACCGCGCCGCTGGACATCGCGGTCCCGGGCGCGAACCTGTTCGGCGACATGCGGGCCACCACCGGGCTGTCCGAGTCGTTCCGGCGGGCCGCGCTGGCGCTGGCGGGCACCGACGCGGGCCTGACCTTCACCGAGTTCAACTCGCGCGCACCGGTCCGGACGGTCACCGTGCCGCCCCGGATCGCCGAGCTGCGCGGCGGCAAGGACTACCCGGTCGACCTGTGGATGGTCAACCTCAACGAGTTCCAGCTCATCCCGGACTCGGCGCTGGACCGCTACACGATCGCGCTGTGGGCGTGGGAGCTGCCGGAGATCCTGGACTACACGCTGGCCCAGCTGCCCAGGCTGGACGAGCTGTGGGTGCTCTCGTCGTTCATCGCCGACACGTTCCGCACGGTCACCGACATCCCGATCATGGTGGTGCCCACGGTGATCCCGGAGGTGTCGACGGCACCGGACCGGGCGCGGTTCGGGCTGGCCGAGGACGCGTTCGTGGTGCTGTTCACCTTCAGCGCGTCCTCCAGCGACGCCCGGAAGAACCCGTGGGGCGTGATCGACGCGTTCCGCCGGGCGTTCTCGGCCGACGAGCGCGGCACCACCGCGCAGCTGGTGATTAAGGCCGTCGACCTGGACATCTTCCCGCTGATGGCCGCCGCGCTGAGCGACGCCGTCGCGAGCGTCGGGGGGACGTTGATCGCCGAGAACCTCAGCCGCGCCGAGATGGACTCGCTGCTGGCGTCGTGCGACGTGTACGCGTCGCTGCACCGCTCCGAGGGCTTCGGGATGGGCATGGCGGAGGCGATGCTGCTCGGCAAACCGGTGGTGGCCACCGGCTACGGCGGCAACACCGACTTCATGCCGCCCGGCGCGGCGGCGACCGTCGGGTACGACATCCGCCGGATCACCGCGAAGGACCACCGCTACGACGACCGGTTCGCCGACTGGTACCGGCCGGGCCAGCTGTGGGCGGAGCCGGACGTGGCGCAGGCCGGCCAGTGGTTGCGGCGGCTCGCCGACAGCCCGGCGCTGCGGGCGCGGATGGGTGCGCGGGCGCAGCAGGCGATCCGGGCGCACAGCGGCGCGGAGGCCGTCGGCGCGCTGATGCGCGACCGGATCAGGACCATCTACGCCGAGGGCAGGCACCTCGGCGGCGTGCACCGGAGGCTGACCGCCGGGCGGTGA
- a CDS encoding methyltransferase domain-containing protein codes for MSHARLADAIIRLEKHRNLNLPLRSRDLFGRFLLRLLWKRQLKGQVDFNLAVRDAVDALSQSGAGAARAATGEELEQLRAADQNIVAGLNQRLYAAIGGVRTEVTDLRLRLVDRETATDEVAERLDRIERKLADLDSAALDTRLRHAQLDLFLDRARATAPEVEVGAVPDRAANLEIPVAHLLDGPEDRVRAGREAYVPVVRATGGPVLDVSPSRGEWLEVLRAAQVPASGASANPFVVKHCAELGLPVTEADPLDVLERAGKRSLGAVTAFRFAERHDPAELSRFFDLAARSLKPGGVLVLETPDPDGGPVDFHVDPFARRPVHPTFLRFLAEVAGFSRVEVRYPDGGPLDGWPTTTPDRRPATAVTAATTDAARAGRYCLLAWV; via the coding sequence ATGTCGCACGCACGCCTGGCGGACGCCATCATCCGCCTGGAGAAGCACCGGAACCTCAACCTGCCGCTGCGCTCACGGGACCTGTTCGGCCGGTTCCTGCTGCGCCTGCTCTGGAAGCGGCAGCTCAAGGGGCAGGTCGACTTCAACCTCGCGGTCCGCGACGCGGTCGACGCGCTGAGCCAGAGCGGTGCCGGTGCCGCCCGCGCCGCCACCGGCGAGGAGCTGGAGCAGCTGCGCGCGGCCGACCAGAACATCGTGGCGGGCCTCAACCAGCGGCTGTACGCGGCGATCGGCGGCGTCCGCACCGAGGTCACCGACCTGCGGCTGCGCCTGGTCGACCGGGAGACCGCGACCGACGAGGTGGCCGAGCGGCTGGACCGGATCGAGCGCAAGCTGGCCGACCTGGACTCGGCGGCGCTGGACACCCGGCTGCGGCACGCCCAGCTCGACCTGTTCCTGGACCGGGCGCGGGCCACCGCCCCCGAGGTCGAGGTGGGCGCGGTGCCGGACCGGGCGGCGAACCTGGAGATCCCGGTCGCGCACCTGCTGGACGGCCCCGAGGACCGGGTCCGCGCGGGCCGCGAGGCGTACGTGCCGGTGGTGCGGGCGACCGGCGGGCCGGTGCTGGACGTGTCGCCCAGCCGCGGCGAGTGGCTGGAGGTGCTGCGCGCGGCGCAGGTGCCCGCGTCCGGCGCGTCGGCCAACCCGTTCGTGGTCAAGCACTGCGCGGAGCTCGGGCTGCCGGTGACCGAGGCCGACCCGCTGGACGTGCTGGAGCGCGCCGGCAAGCGGTCGCTGGGCGCGGTCACCGCGTTCCGGTTCGCCGAGCGGCACGACCCGGCGGAGCTGTCCCGGTTCTTCGACCTGGCCGCGCGCTCGCTCAAGCCCGGCGGCGTGCTGGTGCTGGAGACGCCCGACCCGGACGGCGGCCCGGTCGACTTCCACGTCGACCCGTTCGCCCGGCGGCCGGTGCACCCGACGTTCCTGCGGTTCCTGGCCGAGGTCGCCGGGTTCTCCCGGGTCGAGGTGCGCTACCCGGACGGCGGCCCGCTCGACGGGTGGCCCACCACGACGCCGGACCGGCGGCCCGCCACGGCGGTCACCGCCGCCACCACCGACGCGGCGCGGGCCGGCCGGTACTGCCTGCTGGCGTGGGTGTGA
- a CDS encoding alginate O-acetyltransferase AlgX-related protein, whose amino-acid sequence MTAHHEAEPDAATVLPPVHESLLPTEHALHRPRHGATQRVSLICAVVFLTLPAVAFVLGAHPREFENRALTGFPGITEIEKLQPWASDHLPLREQAIGLYDAISRGVFGEPPARPKSDQAGAVIPTETSKAPKPKRPPVTFPDVVEGTNGWLYLGNELASHCSQSLATDETVRLLRTLRDGVTSTGRQFVVVVAPDKATLYPQNLPADLPGRECHREVVDEFWAAMSREDYVLDVRQDLADWGERLGTPVYGPVDAHWGEEGGVVTARRVAEKLRPGLTSTWRVDEGPAWRSDADLPPLIGRTGTTTGLSYRILPDGKTSRTRDDTPRDLDKPLRLNTTTGIGTYGPRVGMIGDSFTTRTTKYLGSAFCDLTIMHHAQLAPDRGEAAGRMLADTTAVVVEVAERSLVAGTPVLLSPVVIDTIVAQLKAKPVR is encoded by the coding sequence ATGACCGCTCACCACGAGGCCGAACCGGACGCCGCGACCGTGCTGCCGCCGGTGCACGAGTCGCTGCTGCCCACCGAGCACGCCCTGCACCGCCCCCGGCACGGCGCCACCCAGCGGGTGTCGCTGATCTGCGCGGTGGTGTTCCTGACGCTGCCCGCGGTGGCGTTCGTGCTGGGCGCGCACCCGCGCGAGTTCGAGAACCGGGCGCTGACCGGGTTCCCCGGGATCACCGAGATCGAGAAGCTCCAGCCGTGGGCGAGCGACCACCTGCCGCTGCGCGAGCAGGCGATCGGCCTCTACGACGCGATCAGCCGGGGCGTGTTCGGCGAGCCGCCCGCGCGGCCCAAGTCCGACCAGGCCGGCGCGGTCATCCCGACCGAGACCAGCAAGGCCCCCAAGCCGAAGCGCCCGCCGGTCACCTTCCCGGACGTCGTGGAGGGCACCAACGGCTGGCTGTACCTGGGCAACGAACTGGCCAGCCACTGCTCGCAGTCGCTGGCCACCGACGAGACCGTGCGGCTGCTGCGGACGCTGCGCGACGGCGTGACGTCGACCGGCCGGCAGTTCGTCGTGGTGGTCGCGCCGGACAAGGCGACCCTCTACCCGCAGAACCTGCCCGCCGACCTGCCCGGCCGCGAGTGCCACCGCGAGGTGGTCGACGAGTTCTGGGCCGCGATGTCCCGGGAGGACTACGTCCTGGACGTGCGCCAGGACCTGGCGGACTGGGGCGAGCGGCTCGGCACGCCGGTCTACGGCCCGGTCGACGCGCACTGGGGCGAGGAGGGCGGGGTGGTGACCGCCCGGCGGGTCGCCGAGAAGCTGCGGCCCGGCCTGACCTCGACGTGGCGGGTGGACGAGGGCCCGGCGTGGCGGTCGGACGCCGACCTGCCGCCGCTGATCGGCCGCACCGGCACCACGACCGGCCTGTCCTACCGGATCCTGCCCGACGGCAAGACCTCGCGGACCCGCGACGACACCCCCCGCGACCTGGACAAGCCGTTGCGGCTCAACACCACCACCGGGATCGGCACGTACGGCCCGCGGGTCGGGATGATCGGCGACTCGTTCACCACCCGCACCACCAAGTACCTGGGCAGCGCGTTCTGCGACCTGACGATCATGCACCACGCGCAGCTCGCGCCCGACCGGGGCGAGGCCGCCGGGAGGATGCTCGCCGACACCACGGCGGTCGTCGTCGAGGTGGCCGAGCGCAGCCTGGTGGCCGGCACGCCGGTCCTGCTCAGCCCGGTCGTCATCGACACGATCGTCGCGCAGCTCAAGGCGAAGCCGGTCCGCTGA
- a CDS encoding glycosyltransferase, whose translation MPDRRVAGCAVVVGGPGAASALARSYLEHHPDHGFVVLVADAWEDAGELPGVTVLAARDLGVPAQEYLRAATCATADELARFAAPLLVRRLLDAHDLVVHFGSDSLVLGRLPDFPAGLTLVPRLLGPLPDDGRHPREVGGFTENLVAVGRDAKAFVDFWADRARADLVAQTPRGWVGDAAALFAHHVARDPGLGVAAGNLHEREPSRALVVDFTGHEDPWLTAPGHDRVLLSEHPEWRRIYDLHTPVTTRSAFDAFPDGEPINDVMRAVYKAALRVEPDPLDDTPVIPPPHAFDGTAFRDWLTSPATPAQRTTGMNRLLHGLWLSRVDLQVAFPRPLDPADSGFRDWCGRHGVHEGVPVWALPTPPVEPAGPTRAFGVNVAGYHTAELGIGEMGRVMLDVVAAAGVPHVSVVDEHSVKGNVRTGVAAPDSVGRPTYPVSLITVNGDFTRSLLEADPEVGHGRYRIGLWAWELADFPPTMHHFDLVDEVWTVSDFVRRAIEPHSPVPVRTVPVPVVERGLVRTAPREPGETTGFLFAFDYNSTAQRKNPWGVVTAFQRAFPGRTDVKLVVKSTNSHLHTRAAERLRLLVADDPRITLVERYLTAGELAELYASSHAYVSLHRSEGFGLTVAEAMMRGLAVVSTDYGGTTEFVNASVGWPIPHGMSVVGPGWLPYQADAHWAEPDLDAAARALREIADDPLEAHRRGLAAREHLLRTRSFDVAAAWLHTRLDAAHRTWLARNTPPPPPPPRPPLVRAARRLLRPAAGPIRHALGRVEAILDGR comes from the coding sequence ATGCCTGACCGGCGGGTCGCCGGCTGTGCGGTGGTGGTCGGCGGGCCGGGCGCGGCGAGCGCCCTGGCCCGCTCCTACCTGGAGCACCACCCGGACCACGGCTTCGTGGTGCTGGTCGCCGACGCGTGGGAGGACGCCGGAGAGCTGCCCGGCGTCACCGTGCTCGCGGCGCGCGACCTGGGTGTCCCGGCGCAGGAGTACCTGCGGGCGGCGACCTGCGCGACGGCCGACGAGCTGGCCCGGTTCGCCGCGCCGCTGCTGGTCCGCCGGCTGCTCGACGCGCACGACCTGGTCGTGCACTTCGGGTCGGACTCGCTGGTGCTGGGCCGGCTGCCGGACTTCCCGGCCGGGCTGACGCTGGTCCCGAGGCTGCTCGGGCCGCTGCCCGACGACGGCCGGCACCCGCGCGAGGTGGGCGGGTTCACCGAGAACCTCGTGGCGGTGGGCCGGGACGCGAAGGCGTTCGTGGACTTCTGGGCCGACCGGGCCCGCGCCGACCTGGTCGCGCAGACCCCGCGCGGGTGGGTCGGGGACGCCGCCGCCCTCTTCGCGCACCACGTGGCGCGCGACCCGGGTCTGGGCGTGGCCGCCGGGAACCTGCACGAGCGGGAGCCGTCCCGGGCGCTGGTGGTCGACTTCACCGGCCACGAGGACCCGTGGCTGACCGCGCCGGGCCACGACCGCGTGCTGCTCTCGGAGCACCCGGAGTGGCGCCGGATCTACGACCTGCACACCCCGGTCACGACCCGGTCGGCGTTCGACGCGTTCCCGGACGGCGAGCCGATCAACGACGTGATGCGCGCGGTGTACAAGGCGGCGCTGCGGGTCGAGCCGGACCCGTTGGACGACACCCCGGTCATCCCGCCGCCGCACGCGTTCGACGGCACCGCGTTCCGCGACTGGCTCACCTCCCCCGCGACGCCCGCGCAGCGCACGACGGGCATGAACCGGCTGCTGCACGGCTTGTGGCTGTCCCGGGTCGACCTCCAGGTCGCGTTCCCGCGCCCACTGGACCCCGCTGACTCCGGCTTCCGCGATTGGTGCGGGCGGCACGGCGTGCACGAGGGCGTGCCGGTGTGGGCGCTGCCGACCCCGCCGGTGGAACCGGCCGGCCCGACGCGGGCGTTCGGCGTGAACGTGGCCGGCTACCACACGGCGGAACTGGGCATCGGCGAGATGGGCCGGGTGATGCTGGACGTGGTGGCCGCCGCCGGCGTGCCGCACGTGTCCGTCGTGGACGAGCACTCGGTGAAGGGCAACGTGCGCACGGGCGTGGCCGCGCCGGACTCGGTGGGCCGGCCGACGTACCCGGTCAGCCTGATCACGGTGAACGGCGACTTCACCCGCTCGCTGCTGGAGGCCGACCCCGAGGTGGGGCACGGCCGGTACCGGATCGGGCTGTGGGCGTGGGAGCTGGCCGACTTCCCGCCGACCATGCACCACTTCGACCTGGTGGACGAGGTGTGGACGGTCAGCGACTTCGTGCGCCGGGCGATCGAGCCGCACTCGCCGGTCCCGGTGCGGACCGTGCCCGTCCCGGTGGTGGAGCGCGGCCTGGTGCGCACCGCGCCGCGTGAGCCCGGCGAGACCACGGGCTTCCTGTTCGCGTTCGACTACAACAGCACCGCGCAGCGCAAGAACCCGTGGGGCGTGGTGACGGCGTTCCAGCGGGCGTTCCCGGGCCGCACGGACGTGAAGCTGGTCGTCAAGTCGACGAATTCCCATCTCCACACGCGGGCGGCCGAGCGGTTGCGGCTGCTGGTCGCCGACGACCCGCGGATCACCCTGGTCGAGCGGTACCTGACCGCGGGCGAGTTGGCCGAGCTGTACGCGAGCAGCCACGCCTACGTGTCGCTGCACCGCAGCGAGGGCTTCGGCCTGACCGTCGCGGAGGCGATGATGCGCGGCCTCGCGGTCGTGTCCACCGACTACGGCGGCACAACCGAGTTCGTCAACGCCTCGGTCGGCTGGCCGATCCCGCACGGCATGTCGGTCGTCGGTCCGGGCTGGCTGCCGTACCAGGCCGACGCCCACTGGGCCGAGCCCGACCTGGACGCCGCCGCGCGCGCCCTGCGCGAGATCGCCGACGACCCGCTGGAGGCGCACCGGCGCGGCCTGGCCGCCCGTGAGCACCTGCTGCGCACCCGGTCGTTCGACGTCGCCGCCGCGTGGCTGCACACCCGCCTCGACGCCGCGCACCGGACGTGGCTGGCCCGCAACACACCGCCGCCACCACCGCCGCCCCGACCGCCGCTGGTGCGCGCCGCGCGCCGGCTGCTCCGCCCGGCGGCCGGCCCGATCCGGCACGCGCTGGGCCGGGTGGAGGCCATACTGGACGGGCGATGA
- a CDS encoding OsmC family protein, translated as MATTRKATTHWEGNLLQGSGTVTLESSGIGSYAVSWPSRAEEANGKTSPEELIAAAHSSCYSMALSHGLAQAGTPPTQVDTAAEVTFQPGTGITGIHLTVRATVPGLSADGFAEAAETAKKNCPVSQALTGTTITLTAELAG; from the coding sequence ATGGCCACCACCCGCAAGGCGACCACGCACTGGGAAGGCAACCTGCTCCAGGGCAGCGGCACCGTGACGCTGGAGTCGTCCGGCATCGGCTCGTACGCGGTGTCCTGGCCGTCGCGCGCCGAGGAGGCGAACGGCAAGACCAGCCCCGAGGAGCTCATCGCGGCGGCCCACTCGTCGTGCTACTCGATGGCGCTCTCGCACGGCCTGGCCCAGGCGGGCACCCCGCCGACGCAGGTCGACACCGCCGCCGAGGTGACCTTCCAGCCGGGCACCGGCATCACCGGCATCCACCTGACCGTCCGGGCGACCGTGCCGGGCCTGAGCGCCGACGGTTTCGCCGAGGCCGCCGAGACCGCGAAGAAGAACTGCCCGGTCAGCCAGGCGCTGACCGGCACCACGATCACGCTGACCGCGGAACTCGCGGGGTGA
- a CDS encoding DUF7674 family protein produces the protein MGDWRTRASALLPELSAVVERESWSCHVFLSELWQLAAEAHRAGDDDVLGRVYGFAHWCFQQPEQFLANASVVSFYEHVFDEWELRDEVAPWLPAEVVDKVRPLWEWRWPAERLSEVDQLLGATPPPGRNAV, from the coding sequence GTGGGCGATTGGCGCACAAGGGCTTCGGCCCTCCTCCCCGAACTGAGCGCGGTCGTCGAGCGCGAGTCGTGGTCCTGTCACGTGTTCCTGTCGGAGTTGTGGCAACTCGCGGCCGAGGCGCACCGGGCCGGTGACGACGACGTGCTGGGCCGCGTCTACGGCTTCGCGCACTGGTGCTTCCAGCAGCCGGAGCAGTTCCTGGCCAACGCGTCGGTGGTCAGCTTCTACGAGCACGTGTTCGACGAGTGGGAGCTGCGCGACGAGGTGGCGCCCTGGTTGCCGGCCGAGGTCGTGGACAAGGTGCGGCCGCTGTGGGAGTGGCGCTGGCCCGCGGAGCGGTTGTCCGAGGTAGACCAGTTGCTGGGGGCGACACCACCCCCCGGTCGCAATGCGGTGTGA
- a CDS encoding sigma-70 family RNA polymerase sigma factor has product MAGDADFDRELLARVRSGDDSAFGELFSRHADAVRRFALRHVREHAEADDLTAEAFFRVLQAIRRGTGPTDHVRTYLLTVARRVAWEWSGRRRDVPVEDEELSRRVEPFPDATAARPEHALISRAFTSLPERWRTVLWQVEVEGERPAAVAPSFGLSPNAMAALARRAREGLRAAYLQAHLAEDVGPRACSSVVAKLGNYTAGGVQGAEQRRIRKHLQTCSSCNSLHAELTEVCSTLRAHAASIAVPVAATALFGTAALGQAVLGQAALGKAAWLTGRVKLALAASASAVAVGLFGVIAGSFTGAPGPALVDASPDTPNGSDVLELRSTAPTVTGWPTSETSPEPPPAREQVEHTRAAVRATTTQPAKPATTTTRASEAGSVSAPATTTRELRLFQEPVDDTQTSATTTSETPTALVETTTTTPATPTVTPTTVTLHPTPSALEPS; this is encoded by the coding sequence ATGGCCGGAGATGCCGATTTCGACCGGGAACTGCTCGCCAGGGTGCGGTCCGGCGACGACTCGGCGTTCGGGGAGCTGTTCTCCCGGCACGCCGACGCGGTCCGGAGGTTCGCCCTCCGGCACGTCCGTGAACACGCCGAGGCCGACGACCTGACCGCCGAGGCGTTCTTCCGCGTCCTGCAGGCGATCCGCCGCGGCACCGGGCCGACCGACCACGTGCGCACCTACCTGCTGACCGTCGCCCGCCGCGTCGCGTGGGAGTGGAGCGGTCGGCGGCGGGACGTGCCGGTGGAGGACGAGGAGCTGTCCCGCCGGGTCGAGCCGTTCCCGGACGCCACCGCCGCGCGCCCCGAGCACGCGCTGATCTCGCGGGCGTTCACCAGCCTCCCGGAGCGCTGGCGGACCGTGCTGTGGCAGGTCGAGGTGGAGGGCGAGCGGCCCGCCGCCGTCGCGCCCAGCTTCGGCCTGAGCCCCAACGCGATGGCCGCCCTGGCCCGGCGGGCCCGCGAAGGGCTGCGCGCCGCCTACCTCCAGGCGCACCTGGCGGAGGACGTCGGGCCGCGCGCGTGCAGCTCCGTGGTCGCCAAGCTCGGCAACTACACCGCCGGCGGCGTCCAGGGCGCGGAGCAGCGGCGCATCCGCAAGCACCTGCAGACCTGCTCCTCCTGCAACTCGCTGCACGCCGAGCTGACCGAGGTGTGCTCGACGCTGCGGGCGCACGCGGCGAGCATCGCCGTGCCGGTCGCCGCGACCGCCCTGTTCGGCACCGCCGCGCTGGGCCAGGCCGTGCTGGGTCAGGCGGCGCTGGGCAAGGCGGCCTGGCTCACCGGCCGGGTCAAGCTGGCGCTCGCGGCGTCCGCGTCGGCCGTCGCGGTCGGCCTGTTCGGGGTGATCGCGGGCTCGTTCACCGGCGCACCCGGGCCGGCCCTGGTCGACGCCTCCCCGGACACCCCGAACGGCAGCGACGTGCTGGAGCTGCGCTCCACCGCGCCGACCGTCACCGGGTGGCCGACCAGCGAGACCTCCCCGGAACCGCCGCCGGCGCGGGAGCAGGTCGAGCACACCCGCGCGGCGGTCCGCGCGACCACCACCCAGCCGGCCAAGCCCGCCACGACGACGACGCGGGCGTCCGAGGCCGGGTCGGTGTCCGCCCCGGCCACGACGACCCGTGAGCTGCGGCTGTTCCAAGAGCCCGTGGACGACACCCAGACGTCCGCGACGACCACCTCCGAGACGCCGACGGCCCTGGTCGAAACCACCACGACCACCCCCGCCACGCCGACGGTCACCCCCACCACGGTGACGCTGCACCCGACGCCGAGCGCGCTCGAACCCTCCTGA